A window of Symphalangus syndactylus isolate Jambi chromosome 24, NHGRI_mSymSyn1-v2.1_pri, whole genome shotgun sequence contains these coding sequences:
- the CCM2L gene encoding cerebral cavernous malformations 2 protein-like isoform X3: MEYEVKKGKKGFVSPIRRLVFPKAGRRAACRSSVSRRPLHSMPLYPPDYLIDPQILLCDYLEKEVKFLGHLTWVTSSLNPSSRDELLQLLDTARQLKELPLKTTAEQDSILSLSARCLLLTWRDNEELILRIPTHEIAAASYLQDDALHLLVLKTGLGVDPVPAGVDASPGGAGRDPGQPGAAPEKRRVGTAERRHTICSLDWRMGWGGGAAEARAGGGGGGSLERQRAGARASGSWERRQTFSGSWERRHGGGGGGGAGKPGGSWERRQAGSGGGSWERRHPGPNPLDPQDPSPDAYCNLVILAVANRDAAEESCALICQVFQIIYGDQSIECVDRAGYHYTSTPERPWLCSRSESCHTDGTYAYDADFSCCSSFNGSQDTFEACYSGTSTPSFHGSHCSSSDHSGLGLEQLQDYMVTGCGPSSRTRTLATSRASWRAWASARAASSLTASAASSAA, from the exons ATGGAATATGAAgtcaagaaagggaagaag ggCTTTGTATCCCCCATCCGAAGGCTGGTGTTCCCCAAGGCCGGGCGCCGGGCAGCTTGTAGGAGCAGCGTGAGCCGCCGGCCCCTGCACTCAATGCCCCTTTATCCCCCCGACTACCTCATCGACCCCCAGATTCTGCTGTGTGACTACCTGGAGAAAGAGGTCAAG TTCCTGGGCCACCTTACCTGGGTGACTTCCTCACTGAACCCCTCCAGTCGGGACGAGCTCCTGCAGCTGCTAGACACCGCCAGG CAGCTGAAGGAGCTGCCGCTGAAGACCACGGCGGAGCAGGACAGCATCCTGAGCCTGTCTGCCCGCTGCCTGCTGCTCACCTGGCGCGACAATGAAGAGCTCATCCTGCGAATCCCTACGCACGAGATCGCCGCCGCCTCCTACCTGCAGGACGACGCGCTGCACCTGCTAGTGCTCAAGACCG GTCTGGGCGTGGACCCGGTGCCTGCCGGCGTGGACGCCAGCCCAGGCGGCGCAGGACGCGACCCCGGCCAGCCAGGTGCGGCTCCCGAGAAGCGGCGGGTGGGCACCGCGGAGCGGCGCCACACCATCTGCAGCCTGGACTGgcggatggggtggggtgggggcgccGCGGAGGCCCGGGCCGGGGGAGGAGGCGGCGGCAGCCTGGAGCGCCAGCGCGCCGGGGCGCGGGCGTCGGGTAGCTGGGAGCGACGGCAGACGTTCAGCGGCAGCTGGGAGCGGCGGcacggaggcggcggcggcggcggcgcggggaAGCCGGGCGGCAGCTGGGAGCGGAGGCAGGCGGGCAGCGGCGGTGGCAGCTGGGAGCGGCGCCACCCCGGCCCCAACCCGCTCGACCCGCAGGACCCCAGCCCTGACGCCTACTGCAACCTGGTCATCCTGGCTGTAGCCAACAGG GACGCTGCAGAGGAGTCCTGCGCACTCATCTGTCAGGTCTTCCAGATCATCTACGGGGACCAGAGTATTGAGTGTGTGGACAGGGCTGGCTACCACTACACATCCACACCTGAACGGCCATGGCTCTGCAGCCGCA GTGAGAGCTGCCACACAGATGGGACGTATGCCTATGACGCTGACTTCAGCTGCTGCAGCTCCTT CAATGGCTCCCAGGACACCTTTGAAGCATGTTACAGCGGCACGTCCACACCTTCTTTCCACGGCTCCCACTGCAGCAGCAGCGACCACAGCGGTCTGGGCTTGGAGCAGTTACAGGATTACATGGTCACG GGATGCGGCCCTTCATCCCGGACCAGGACATTGGCTACTTcgagggcttcctggagggcgTGGGCATCCGCGAGGGCGGCATCCTCACTGACAGCTTCGGCCGCATCAAGCGCAGCATGA
- the CCM2L gene encoding cerebral cavernous malformations 2 protein-like isoform X4 has translation MEYEVKKGKKGFVSPIRRLVFPKAGRRAACRSSVSRRPLHSMPLYPPDYLIDPQILLCDYLEKEVKFLGHLTWVTSSLNPSSRDELLQLLDTARQLKELPLKTTAEQDSILSLSARCLLLTWRDNEELILRIPTHEIAAASYLQDDALHLLVLKTGLGVDPVPAGVDASPGGAGRDPGQPGAAPEKRRVGTAERRHTICSLDWRMGWGGGAAEARAGGGGGGSLERQRAGARASGSWERRQTFSGSWERRHGGGGGGGAGKPGGSWERRQAGSGGGSWERRHPGPNPLDPQDPSPDAYCNLVILAVANRDAAEESCALICQVFQIIYGDQSIECVDRAGYHYTSTPERPWLCSRTMAPRTPLKHVTAARPHLLSTAPTAAAATTAVWAWSSYRITWSRCGVSWGPSRSSSLRCCCGSTGWGCPSRTIAQAC, from the exons ATGGAATATGAAgtcaagaaagggaagaag ggCTTTGTATCCCCCATCCGAAGGCTGGTGTTCCCCAAGGCCGGGCGCCGGGCAGCTTGTAGGAGCAGCGTGAGCCGCCGGCCCCTGCACTCAATGCCCCTTTATCCCCCCGACTACCTCATCGACCCCCAGATTCTGCTGTGTGACTACCTGGAGAAAGAGGTCAAG TTCCTGGGCCACCTTACCTGGGTGACTTCCTCACTGAACCCCTCCAGTCGGGACGAGCTCCTGCAGCTGCTAGACACCGCCAGG CAGCTGAAGGAGCTGCCGCTGAAGACCACGGCGGAGCAGGACAGCATCCTGAGCCTGTCTGCCCGCTGCCTGCTGCTCACCTGGCGCGACAATGAAGAGCTCATCCTGCGAATCCCTACGCACGAGATCGCCGCCGCCTCCTACCTGCAGGACGACGCGCTGCACCTGCTAGTGCTCAAGACCG GTCTGGGCGTGGACCCGGTGCCTGCCGGCGTGGACGCCAGCCCAGGCGGCGCAGGACGCGACCCCGGCCAGCCAGGTGCGGCTCCCGAGAAGCGGCGGGTGGGCACCGCGGAGCGGCGCCACACCATCTGCAGCCTGGACTGgcggatggggtggggtgggggcgccGCGGAGGCCCGGGCCGGGGGAGGAGGCGGCGGCAGCCTGGAGCGCCAGCGCGCCGGGGCGCGGGCGTCGGGTAGCTGGGAGCGACGGCAGACGTTCAGCGGCAGCTGGGAGCGGCGGcacggaggcggcggcggcggcggcgcggggaAGCCGGGCGGCAGCTGGGAGCGGAGGCAGGCGGGCAGCGGCGGTGGCAGCTGGGAGCGGCGCCACCCCGGCCCCAACCCGCTCGACCCGCAGGACCCCAGCCCTGACGCCTACTGCAACCTGGTCATCCTGGCTGTAGCCAACAGG GACGCTGCAGAGGAGTCCTGCGCACTCATCTGTCAGGTCTTCCAGATCATCTACGGGGACCAGAGTATTGAGTGTGTGGACAGGGCTGGCTACCACTACACATCCACACCTGAACGGCCATGGCTCTGCAGCCGCA CAATGGCTCCCAGGACACCTTTGAAGCATGTTACAGCGGCACGTCCACACCTTCTTTCCACGGCTCCCACTGCAGCAGCAGCGACCACAGCGGTCTGGGCTTGGAGCAGTTACAGGATTACATGGTCACG TTGCGGAGTAAGCTGGGGCCCCTCGAGATCCAGCAGTTTGCGATGCTGCTGCGGGAGTACCGGCTGGGGCTGCCCATCCAGGACTATTGCACAGGCCTGCTGA
- the CCM2L gene encoding cerebral cavernous malformations 2 protein-like isoform X1 has product MEYEVKKGKKGFVSPIRRLVFPKAGRRAACRSSVSRRPLHSMPLYPPDYLIDPQILLCDYLEKEVKFLGHLTWVTSSLNPSSRDELLQLLDTARQLKELPLKTTAEQDSILSLSARCLLLTWRDNEELILRIPTHEIAAASYLQDDALHLLVLKTGLGVDPVPAGVDASPGGAGRDPGQPGAAPEKRRVGTAERRHTICSLDWRMGWGGGAAEARAGGGGGGSLERQRAGARASGSWERRQTFSGSWERRHGGGGGGGAGKPGGSWERRQAGSGGGSWERRHPGPNPLDPQDPSPDAYCNLVILAVANRDAAEESCALICQVFQIIYGDQSIECVDRAGYHYTSTPERPWLCSRSESCHTDGTYAYDADFSCCSSFNGSQDTFEACYSGTSTPSFHGSHCSSSDHSGLGLEQLQDYMVTLRSKLGPLEIQQFAMLLREYRLGLPIQDYCTGLLKLYGDRRKFLLLGMRPFIPDQDIGYFEGFLEGVGIREGGILTDSFGRIKRSMSSTSASAVRSYDGAAQRPEAQAFHRLLADITHDIEALAPDDDDNDDEDEPRGSRGGSDAAEDNYL; this is encoded by the exons ATGGAATATGAAgtcaagaaagggaagaag ggCTTTGTATCCCCCATCCGAAGGCTGGTGTTCCCCAAGGCCGGGCGCCGGGCAGCTTGTAGGAGCAGCGTGAGCCGCCGGCCCCTGCACTCAATGCCCCTTTATCCCCCCGACTACCTCATCGACCCCCAGATTCTGCTGTGTGACTACCTGGAGAAAGAGGTCAAG TTCCTGGGCCACCTTACCTGGGTGACTTCCTCACTGAACCCCTCCAGTCGGGACGAGCTCCTGCAGCTGCTAGACACCGCCAGG CAGCTGAAGGAGCTGCCGCTGAAGACCACGGCGGAGCAGGACAGCATCCTGAGCCTGTCTGCCCGCTGCCTGCTGCTCACCTGGCGCGACAATGAAGAGCTCATCCTGCGAATCCCTACGCACGAGATCGCCGCCGCCTCCTACCTGCAGGACGACGCGCTGCACCTGCTAGTGCTCAAGACCG GTCTGGGCGTGGACCCGGTGCCTGCCGGCGTGGACGCCAGCCCAGGCGGCGCAGGACGCGACCCCGGCCAGCCAGGTGCGGCTCCCGAGAAGCGGCGGGTGGGCACCGCGGAGCGGCGCCACACCATCTGCAGCCTGGACTGgcggatggggtggggtgggggcgccGCGGAGGCCCGGGCCGGGGGAGGAGGCGGCGGCAGCCTGGAGCGCCAGCGCGCCGGGGCGCGGGCGTCGGGTAGCTGGGAGCGACGGCAGACGTTCAGCGGCAGCTGGGAGCGGCGGcacggaggcggcggcggcggcggcgcggggaAGCCGGGCGGCAGCTGGGAGCGGAGGCAGGCGGGCAGCGGCGGTGGCAGCTGGGAGCGGCGCCACCCCGGCCCCAACCCGCTCGACCCGCAGGACCCCAGCCCTGACGCCTACTGCAACCTGGTCATCCTGGCTGTAGCCAACAGG GACGCTGCAGAGGAGTCCTGCGCACTCATCTGTCAGGTCTTCCAGATCATCTACGGGGACCAGAGTATTGAGTGTGTGGACAGGGCTGGCTACCACTACACATCCACACCTGAACGGCCATGGCTCTGCAGCCGCA GTGAGAGCTGCCACACAGATGGGACGTATGCCTATGACGCTGACTTCAGCTGCTGCAGCTCCTT CAATGGCTCCCAGGACACCTTTGAAGCATGTTACAGCGGCACGTCCACACCTTCTTTCCACGGCTCCCACTGCAGCAGCAGCGACCACAGCGGTCTGGGCTTGGAGCAGTTACAGGATTACATGGTCACG TTGCGGAGTAAGCTGGGGCCCCTCGAGATCCAGCAGTTTGCGATGCTGCTGCGGGAGTACCGGCTGGGGCTGCCCATCCAGGACTATTGCACAGGCCTGCTGAAGCTCTACGGAGACCGGCGCAAGTTCCTCCTCCTTG GGATGCGGCCCTTCATCCCGGACCAGGACATTGGCTACTTcgagggcttcctggagggcgTGGGCATCCGCGAGGGCGGCATCCTCACTGACAGCTTCGGCCGCATCAAGCGCAGCATGAGCTCCACGTCGGCCTCCGCAGTGCGCAGCTACGATGGCGCGGCGCAGCGGCCCGAGGCACAGGCCTTCCACCGGCTGCTGGCTGACATCACGCACGACATCGAGGCGCTGGCCCCCGATGACGATGACAACGACGACGAGGATGAGCCCCGGGGCTCCAGGGGCGGGAGCGACGCCGCCGAAGACAACTACCTGTAG
- the CCM2L gene encoding cerebral cavernous malformations 2 protein-like isoform X2, whose translation MEYEVKKGKKGFVSPIRRLVFPKAGRRAACRSSVSRRPLHSMPLYPPDYLIDPQILLCDYLEKEVKFLGHLTWVTSSLNPSSRDELLQLLDTARLKELPLKTTAEQDSILSLSARCLLLTWRDNEELILRIPTHEIAAASYLQDDALHLLVLKTGLGVDPVPAGVDASPGGAGRDPGQPGAAPEKRRVGTAERRHTICSLDWRMGWGGGAAEARAGGGGGGSLERQRAGARASGSWERRQTFSGSWERRHGGGGGGGAGKPGGSWERRQAGSGGGSWERRHPGPNPLDPQDPSPDAYCNLVILAVANRDAAEESCALICQVFQIIYGDQSIECVDRAGYHYTSTPERPWLCSRSESCHTDGTYAYDADFSCCSSFNGSQDTFEACYSGTSTPSFHGSHCSSSDHSGLGLEQLQDYMVTLRSKLGPLEIQQFAMLLREYRLGLPIQDYCTGLLKLYGDRRKFLLLGMRPFIPDQDIGYFEGFLEGVGIREGGILTDSFGRIKRSMSSTSASAVRSYDGAAQRPEAQAFHRLLADITHDIEALAPDDDDNDDEDEPRGSRGGSDAAEDNYL comes from the exons ATGGAATATGAAgtcaagaaagggaagaag ggCTTTGTATCCCCCATCCGAAGGCTGGTGTTCCCCAAGGCCGGGCGCCGGGCAGCTTGTAGGAGCAGCGTGAGCCGCCGGCCCCTGCACTCAATGCCCCTTTATCCCCCCGACTACCTCATCGACCCCCAGATTCTGCTGTGTGACTACCTGGAGAAAGAGGTCAAG TTCCTGGGCCACCTTACCTGGGTGACTTCCTCACTGAACCCCTCCAGTCGGGACGAGCTCCTGCAGCTGCTAGACACCGCCAGG CTGAAGGAGCTGCCGCTGAAGACCACGGCGGAGCAGGACAGCATCCTGAGCCTGTCTGCCCGCTGCCTGCTGCTCACCTGGCGCGACAATGAAGAGCTCATCCTGCGAATCCCTACGCACGAGATCGCCGCCGCCTCCTACCTGCAGGACGACGCGCTGCACCTGCTAGTGCTCAAGACCG GTCTGGGCGTGGACCCGGTGCCTGCCGGCGTGGACGCCAGCCCAGGCGGCGCAGGACGCGACCCCGGCCAGCCAGGTGCGGCTCCCGAGAAGCGGCGGGTGGGCACCGCGGAGCGGCGCCACACCATCTGCAGCCTGGACTGgcggatggggtggggtgggggcgccGCGGAGGCCCGGGCCGGGGGAGGAGGCGGCGGCAGCCTGGAGCGCCAGCGCGCCGGGGCGCGGGCGTCGGGTAGCTGGGAGCGACGGCAGACGTTCAGCGGCAGCTGGGAGCGGCGGcacggaggcggcggcggcggcggcgcggggaAGCCGGGCGGCAGCTGGGAGCGGAGGCAGGCGGGCAGCGGCGGTGGCAGCTGGGAGCGGCGCCACCCCGGCCCCAACCCGCTCGACCCGCAGGACCCCAGCCCTGACGCCTACTGCAACCTGGTCATCCTGGCTGTAGCCAACAGG GACGCTGCAGAGGAGTCCTGCGCACTCATCTGTCAGGTCTTCCAGATCATCTACGGGGACCAGAGTATTGAGTGTGTGGACAGGGCTGGCTACCACTACACATCCACACCTGAACGGCCATGGCTCTGCAGCCGCA GTGAGAGCTGCCACACAGATGGGACGTATGCCTATGACGCTGACTTCAGCTGCTGCAGCTCCTT CAATGGCTCCCAGGACACCTTTGAAGCATGTTACAGCGGCACGTCCACACCTTCTTTCCACGGCTCCCACTGCAGCAGCAGCGACCACAGCGGTCTGGGCTTGGAGCAGTTACAGGATTACATGGTCACG TTGCGGAGTAAGCTGGGGCCCCTCGAGATCCAGCAGTTTGCGATGCTGCTGCGGGAGTACCGGCTGGGGCTGCCCATCCAGGACTATTGCACAGGCCTGCTGAAGCTCTACGGAGACCGGCGCAAGTTCCTCCTCCTTG GGATGCGGCCCTTCATCCCGGACCAGGACATTGGCTACTTcgagggcttcctggagggcgTGGGCATCCGCGAGGGCGGCATCCTCACTGACAGCTTCGGCCGCATCAAGCGCAGCATGAGCTCCACGTCGGCCTCCGCAGTGCGCAGCTACGATGGCGCGGCGCAGCGGCCCGAGGCACAGGCCTTCCACCGGCTGCTGGCTGACATCACGCACGACATCGAGGCGCTGGCCCCCGATGACGATGACAACGACGACGAGGATGAGCCCCGGGGCTCCAGGGGCGGGAGCGACGCCGCCGAAGACAACTACCTGTAG